Proteins co-encoded in one Streptomyces sp. NBC_00557 genomic window:
- a CDS encoding transcriptional regulator, with protein MESAPSLPETLRRIEAHIQDRGLQRSEVLNPRELAARTALPETTVHVLLQGGTPPADTVGDRVRCRIKALADAHMTRHGGRMSDLAGEISRRLGVSEYWARQVCDGRKVPSVEFLHGLVDFFGVEGGESFFTAPAAEALSRVLLPVLRRLDDPGGGYAQTASPADTQETLEEVLQRFRDLDEQEQLRALMRQFGVDPDAVAFRGGRRPSPSQLAALLILALKDDE; from the coding sequence GTGGAATCCGCGCCGTCTCTCCCCGAGACGCTCCGGCGTATCGAGGCGCACATCCAGGACCGGGGTCTCCAGCGATCCGAAGTGCTCAACCCCCGGGAACTGGCGGCCAGGACGGCATTGCCGGAGACCACTGTCCACGTCCTGCTCCAGGGCGGCACACCGCCGGCCGACACGGTCGGCGACCGGGTGCGCTGCCGCATCAAGGCCCTCGCGGACGCCCACATGACGCGTCACGGCGGGCGAATGTCGGATCTCGCCGGTGAGATCTCCCGGCGGTTGGGGGTCTCCGAGTACTGGGCGCGACAGGTCTGCGACGGCAGGAAGGTGCCCAGCGTCGAGTTCCTGCACGGCCTGGTTGACTTCTTCGGCGTCGAGGGAGGGGAGTCGTTCTTCACCGCCCCGGCCGCCGAAGCGCTCAGCCGTGTCCTGCTGCCCGTTCTGCGCCGCCTGGACGACCCGGGAGGCGGGTACGCGCAGACAGCGTCGCCGGCGGACACGCAGGAGACGCTGGAGGAGGTGCTTCAGCGGTTCAGGGACCTCGACGAGCAGGAGCAACTCCGGGCACTGATGCGTCAGTTCGGGGTCGATCCCGATGCGGTCGCGTTCCGTGGAGGGCGGCGGCCCTCACCCAGCCAGCTGGCGGCCCTGCTGATCCTCGCGCTCAAGGACGACGAATGA
- a CDS encoding GNAT family N-acetyltransferase, with the protein MTHAVRMYTGSQAMDFLGGPWRELYAQDAAATPFQSPIWLTAWAQHLAPAMTPVVLVSTSPTGRPLAALALARQDDGADTRIVPLSAPYAECIRPVGPHADDPAVAASFVFHLMLLTEEGGEGISMSDVPATSGLGRSLTQISQSVGWNRVNARSARVRLPFVYAALSRSTRREHQRRQRAWDRAAAHHRVTYARTHHPQTLLDAHAVIAALRPSRWYDPLFSGPAPVGGLEHWGSVLRRLDATKTFIATLAVDDTVVAARLCLTRGRHCYSLVPVTDAGYRHLAPDHALLRYLIGDLTRKGFTMLHLGRTPAPEQRGAGQYQPEWTSTLSVLNTPHLVPT; encoded by the coding sequence GTGACACACGCCGTACGCATGTACACCGGGTCGCAGGCCATGGACTTCCTCGGCGGCCCCTGGCGCGAGTTGTACGCACAGGACGCGGCCGCCACGCCGTTCCAGTCGCCGATCTGGCTCACGGCCTGGGCGCAGCACCTCGCGCCGGCGATGACACCCGTCGTGCTCGTCTCGACGTCACCCACCGGCAGACCACTGGCCGCTCTGGCCCTCGCCCGTCAGGACGACGGAGCCGACACGCGCATCGTCCCGCTCTCGGCGCCGTACGCCGAGTGCATCCGCCCCGTCGGTCCGCACGCGGACGACCCCGCCGTCGCCGCCTCGTTCGTGTTCCACCTGATGCTGCTGACCGAGGAGGGGGGCGAGGGCATCAGCATGTCGGACGTCCCCGCCACCAGCGGTCTGGGCCGGTCGCTGACGCAGATCTCCCAGAGTGTCGGATGGAACCGCGTCAACGCCAGGTCCGCCCGCGTCCGGCTGCCCTTCGTCTATGCCGCTCTGTCCCGCTCCACACGACGGGAACACCAGCGGCGACAGCGCGCCTGGGACCGTGCGGCCGCGCACCACCGGGTGACGTACGCCCGTACGCACCACCCCCAGACCCTGCTGGATGCCCACGCAGTCATCGCGGCCCTGCGTCCGTCCCGCTGGTACGACCCTCTGTTCTCCGGGCCTGCGCCGGTGGGTGGTCTGGAGCACTGGGGATCCGTCCTGCGGCGACTGGACGCGACGAAGACGTTCATCGCCACCCTGGCCGTCGACGACACGGTGGTCGCGGCGCGGCTGTGCCTGACCCGCGGCCGGCACTGCTACTCCCTGGTGCCGGTGACGGATGCCGGATACCGGCACCTCGCCCCCGACCACGCTCTGCTGCGGTACCTGATCGGGGACCTGACCCGCAAAGGGTTCACCATGCTGCATCTGGGGCGCACGCCGGCTCCCGAACAGCGCGGAGCGGGGCAGTACCAACCCGAGTGGACCTCCACCCTGTCGGTCCTCAACACACCCCACCTCGTGCCGACCTGA
- a CDS encoding Clp protease N-terminal domain-containing protein: MTLPDLDDLIAEVDRTCDSAHRPGGQDQPDWLALLTVAAGISGQLQALADDLVEDYVEHCRMHGVSWADIGAALGVTRQAVQQRFHAPHKRYTPEMLTEGLQHAMTHMKRAAVQHRNNYLGTEHLLYGLTAEEDGVPDNTAVHLLRAVGASPEKIHRAVESRLSWGASQAAERIAWTPFSRKAIAIAEERATQGASSALIDCDHLLLGLAKIGRGLAATVLSEADITLEALEEAFVQGKSASPQAG; this comes from the coding sequence ATGACTCTTCCCGACCTTGACGATCTCATCGCCGAAGTGGACAGGACCTGCGACTCGGCCCATCGCCCCGGGGGGCAGGACCAGCCCGACTGGCTGGCGCTGCTGACGGTGGCCGCCGGCATCTCCGGCCAACTGCAGGCGCTCGCCGACGACCTGGTGGAGGACTACGTCGAGCACTGCCGCATGCACGGCGTCTCCTGGGCCGACATCGGGGCGGCCCTCGGCGTCACCCGCCAGGCGGTCCAGCAGCGGTTCCACGCGCCTCACAAGCGGTACACGCCCGAGATGCTGACCGAGGGCCTCCAGCACGCCATGACGCACATGAAGCGGGCGGCCGTGCAGCACCGCAACAACTACCTGGGGACAGAGCACCTGCTGTACGGCCTCACCGCGGAGGAGGACGGCGTCCCGGACAACACGGCGGTCCACCTCCTGCGCGCGGTGGGCGCCTCGCCGGAGAAGATCCACCGCGCGGTGGAGTCCCGGCTCAGCTGGGGAGCCTCCCAGGCGGCCGAGCGCATCGCGTGGACTCCGTTCTCCCGCAAGGCCATCGCCATCGCGGAGGAGCGGGCGACGCAAGGGGCTTCCTCAGCGCTGATCGACTGCGATCATCTGCTGCTCGGGCTCGCCAAGATCGGCCGGGGCCTGGCCGCGACGGTGCTGAGCGAGGCCGACATCACCCTCGAGGCCCTCGAAGAGGCCTTCGTCCAGGGCAAGTCGGCCTCGCCCCAGGCCGGCTGA
- a CDS encoding 2OG-Fe dioxygenase family protein, translating to MRLALFNTCGKISDDLVLSFNGLAPDEYVKSRIPFRFRAFGTARIEGDEIFWQEDSAFLQSEEVNTYAGGIERRFGPLGKPVREFAEELVRDRGVRKLIGSDDFVIGCHQIRIVAGDGQVGLPAPEGFHRDGFDGVAVTVVAAENVSGGISLVREGDAEGDLLLDRVMAPGETLYLDDRRVVHYVSPITPKFPGAIAHRDVVVVTFDLTRERQQSA from the coding sequence ATGCGTCTGGCTCTTTTCAATACGTGCGGAAAAATATCTGACGATCTTGTTCTGAGCTTCAACGGCCTGGCTCCGGACGAGTATGTGAAGTCACGGATCCCGTTTCGATTCCGGGCGTTCGGAACCGCTCGGATCGAGGGCGACGAGATCTTCTGGCAGGAGGATTCTGCTTTCCTGCAGAGCGAGGAAGTGAACACTTATGCGGGCGGCATCGAGCGGCGCTTCGGTCCGCTCGGAAAGCCGGTTCGTGAGTTCGCCGAGGAACTGGTCCGCGACCGTGGCGTCCGGAAGCTCATCGGGAGCGACGACTTCGTCATCGGCTGCCACCAGATCCGCATCGTCGCTGGTGACGGTCAGGTCGGCCTGCCCGCTCCAGAAGGTTTCCACCGCGACGGGTTCGACGGTGTCGCAGTGACCGTGGTCGCCGCCGAGAACGTGAGCGGTGGTATCTCGCTCGTCCGCGAAGGGGACGCAGAAGGCGATCTGCTGCTCGACCGCGTGATGGCGCCGGGTGAAACGCTCTATCTCGACGACCGCAGGGTCGTGCACTACGTCAGCCCCATCACTCCGAAATTCCCAGGCGCCATCGCCCACCGGGATGTGGTCGTGGTCACCTTCGACCTGACGAGAGAGAGGCAGCAGAGCGCGTGA
- a CDS encoding pyridoxal phosphate-dependent aminotransferase, whose translation MSISEYAIQHWLFDEAQGRYDIDLAESGVQFQLLGDLEIQPEWELDYSLDRGRPQLRRAIADMYGGAAVSADHVAVTHGAQEALYLLYRTLLRAGDHVVTTSPGWQQAWEVPRHIGCDVTVLPWPPGTRFDIQALERALGTHTRMIILNSPGNPSGCVLGPDDFTAVMEVAAERGIWVVNDEEYLLDFGESVVHRHPRAISVSGLSKVFGMPALRLGWVCAAADVVEGVVNYKRYTTVSNSLVWERTAELVLLRRAEHVDRYRRLVEPGLRTLREFAHRHSDTVRLVPPQGTPFAWVNTLAASSSRDIAERLLEHHRTLVMPAEVFGAEKALRVSFARPAEVLEEGLERLGKVLADID comes from the coding sequence GTGAGCATATCCGAGTACGCCATCCAGCACTGGCTTTTCGACGAGGCGCAGGGAAGGTACGACATCGACCTCGCGGAAAGCGGCGTGCAGTTCCAGCTCCTCGGCGATCTGGAAATTCAGCCGGAATGGGAGCTCGACTACAGCCTCGACCGCGGCCGGCCGCAGCTGCGGCGCGCGATCGCGGACATGTACGGCGGCGCGGCCGTCTCCGCCGATCACGTCGCCGTGACGCACGGCGCCCAGGAGGCGCTCTACCTGCTGTACCGCACGCTGCTCCGGGCCGGCGACCACGTGGTCACCACGAGCCCCGGCTGGCAGCAGGCCTGGGAGGTGCCCCGGCACATCGGATGCGACGTCACCGTGCTGCCCTGGCCGCCCGGCACCCGCTTCGACATTCAGGCGCTGGAACGGGCCCTGGGAACGCACACCCGGATGATCATCCTCAACAGCCCGGGGAATCCCTCCGGTTGCGTGCTCGGTCCCGACGACTTCACGGCCGTCATGGAGGTGGCGGCCGAGCGGGGCATCTGGGTGGTCAACGACGAGGAGTACCTGCTGGACTTCGGGGAGTCGGTGGTCCACCGGCACCCCCGGGCCATCTCGGTCTCGGGTCTGTCCAAGGTGTTCGGGATGCCCGCCCTGCGGCTGGGATGGGTGTGCGCCGCCGCCGACGTCGTCGAAGGAGTCGTCAACTACAAGCGCTACACCACGGTCTCGAACTCCCTGGTCTGGGAGCGTACGGCCGAGCTCGTGCTGCTGCGCCGCGCGGAGCACGTCGACCGCTACCGGCGCCTGGTGGAACCCGGTCTGCGGACCCTGCGGGAGTTCGCGCATCGGCACAGCGACACCGTGCGGCTGGTCCCGCCGCAGGGCACCCCCTTCGCCTGGGTGAACACCCTGGCCGCGTCCTCCTCCCGGGACATCGCCGAGCGGCTGCTGGAGCACCACCGGACGCTGGTGATGCCGGCCGAGGTCTTCGGCGCCGAGAAGGCACTCCGCGTCAGCTTCGCACGACCGGCGGAGGTCCTGGAGGAGGGCCTGGAACGACTCGGCAAGGTCCTCGCCGACATCGACTGA
- a CDS encoding polyprenyl synthetase family protein, with product MTAVSAEQDVWGLLSQVRQLTEPALRKAVRRLPEPTRAVAEYHFGWRDQGGNPAPGDWGKGIRGALVVASARAMGADPEQAVPAAAGVELVHNFSLVHDDLMDRDALRRKRPAVWSLFGDAQAVLTGDALLVVAMEVLAEDRTMLGELCDALLALVAGQSADLAFEQRTDVDLDECLAMAAGKTAALLSSACALGGLAARATPRQTNALRRFGHHMGLAFQLVDDLLGIWGRSSVSGKPVGADLRRRKKSLPVVAALRADVPEAWRLAEVYLSGTGPLGEAEIREAARLVDRAGGRAWAEQEAQRQRDRALAALAAADPEPEGARTLTSLAEVITQRHW from the coding sequence GTGACCGCCGTCAGCGCCGAGCAGGACGTGTGGGGTCTGCTGTCCCAGGTCCGGCAGCTGACGGAACCGGCCCTGCGCAAGGCCGTACGACGGCTGCCCGAGCCGACGCGTGCCGTGGCGGAGTACCACTTCGGCTGGCGGGACCAGGGGGGCAACCCGGCCCCCGGAGACTGGGGCAAGGGGATACGCGGAGCGCTGGTCGTCGCCTCCGCGCGGGCCATGGGCGCCGATCCGGAGCAGGCGGTACCGGCGGCCGCGGGTGTCGAGCTGGTCCACAACTTCTCGCTCGTGCACGACGACCTCATGGACCGGGACGCGCTGCGCCGCAAACGCCCGGCGGTGTGGTCCCTGTTCGGCGACGCGCAGGCCGTGCTGACGGGAGACGCGCTGCTGGTCGTGGCGATGGAGGTGCTGGCCGAGGACCGCACGATGCTCGGGGAGCTGTGCGACGCGCTGCTGGCCCTGGTGGCCGGACAGAGCGCGGACCTGGCCTTCGAGCAGCGCACGGACGTCGATCTCGACGAGTGCCTGGCCATGGCCGCCGGGAAGACGGCCGCGCTGCTGTCGAGTGCGTGTGCGCTCGGTGGGCTGGCGGCGCGGGCGACACCGCGGCAGACGAACGCCCTGCGCCGGTTCGGACACCACATGGGGCTGGCCTTCCAGCTCGTCGACGACCTGCTGGGCATCTGGGGCCGCAGCTCGGTCTCGGGCAAGCCGGTCGGGGCGGACCTCAGGCGGCGCAAGAAGTCGTTGCCGGTCGTGGCGGCGCTGCGCGCAGACGTGCCCGAGGCCTGGCGGCTTGCCGAGGTGTACCTGTCGGGGACCGGGCCGCTCGGTGAGGCCGAGATCCGCGAGGCCGCCCGTCTGGTCGACCGGGCGGGCGGGCGCGCCTGGGCGGAACAGGAGGCACAACGGCAGCGGGACAGGGCCCTGGCGGCACTGGCGGCGGCCGATCCGGAACCCGAGGGCGCCCGGACGCTCACGTCGCTCGCCGAGGTGATCACCCAACGCCACTGGTGA
- a CDS encoding terpene synthase family protein, protein MIDVACPFPFAVSPHAPQAREHLSIWTRDTGLLRGTRARERFERADFGWFAALVYPTADAETLKLMAEWFAWLFLVDDQLDDGDFGRSPERMAQAVRLMRRILDDPSAERGTPLPPAADALADLWRRTASRASPAWRGRFADHLEQCLTAATVWEAGNRMRGVVPSEDSYIANRRHTGAIYVCMDLIEIVERVEVPAEDYTAPTFRTALDAACDVVCWVNDVHSLSKERSLGEVHNLVHVVEHHHRLDERQALEAVGAAIAQRTEVFLAAEERLLREHPDDVPWLRPALAGMRSWMRGNLDWSRRTQRYASGPAEGDPRSYLEADLMDVRP, encoded by the coding sequence GTGATCGACGTAGCCTGCCCGTTCCCCTTCGCGGTCAGCCCGCACGCCCCACAAGCCCGTGAGCACCTGTCGATCTGGACGCGGGACACCGGCCTCCTGCGCGGTACCCGCGCCCGGGAACGCTTCGAACGCGCGGACTTCGGCTGGTTCGCGGCACTGGTCTATCCGACGGCCGACGCGGAGACGCTGAAGCTGATGGCCGAGTGGTTCGCGTGGCTCTTCCTGGTGGACGACCAGCTGGACGACGGGGACTTCGGCCGCTCCCCGGAACGCATGGCGCAGGCGGTCCGCCTGATGCGGCGGATACTCGACGATCCGTCCGCAGAGCGGGGCACACCCCTGCCCCCGGCGGCCGACGCGCTCGCGGACCTGTGGCGCCGTACGGCGAGCCGGGCGTCGCCGGCGTGGCGCGGGAGGTTCGCGGACCATCTGGAGCAGTGCCTGACCGCGGCCACCGTCTGGGAGGCCGGGAACCGGATGCGCGGGGTCGTGCCGTCCGAGGACTCCTACATCGCCAACCGGCGGCACACCGGCGCCATCTACGTGTGCATGGACCTCATCGAGATCGTGGAGCGGGTGGAGGTCCCGGCCGAGGACTACACCGCGCCCACGTTCCGCACCGCGCTGGACGCCGCCTGCGACGTCGTGTGCTGGGTCAACGACGTGCACTCGCTGTCCAAGGAGCGTTCCCTGGGCGAGGTCCACAACCTCGTCCACGTCGTGGAGCACCACCACCGGCTCGACGAGCGCCAGGCGCTGGAGGCGGTGGGCGCCGCGATCGCGCAGCGCACGGAGGTCTTCCTGGCCGCCGAGGAGCGCCTGCTGCGGGAGCACCCCGACGACGTGCCGTGGCTGCGTCCCGCTCTGGCGGGGATGCGGTCGTGGATGCGCGGCAACCTCGACTGGTCGCGGCGCACGCAGCGCTACGCGTCCGGTCCGGCGGAGGGCGATCCTCGCAGCTACCTGGAGGCCGACCTGATGGACGTGCGCCCGTGA
- a CDS encoding cytochrome P450, whose translation MTPRELPVAGARNLFGGALAFKRDQLGFLAENIRRHGDLFRFSPLGVPMVLANHPDHIQHILVDGEERYDKDATIFKVVRPVLRNGLISIADKEQWSRQRRMMAPHFTPRTVAGFAENMTSETVRMLERWERRPRSAGDVLDVTDEIGQLALRIVNRSLFSADVSRAAQAFERAFAAANNVLGSFFRFPFPPLSWPTTRRRRLRRAIDDMDHFVSGVIRERLSGEGAGQTNPQRPDLLTLLLHSVDDDGTAMDLEQLHHEVLNLCIGAFETTTNTLSWAFYLLARHPQAEQRLHAEVDQVLAGRVPRFEDLPQLTYTRRVIDETLRIYSPAYQTMRHAREEDVIAGYRIPSGSNVLLNSYLLHRHPEFWPDPDRFDPENFAPERVAARPKHAYIPFGSGRRVCIGKHFALTELTLALATVARGHRLLLPDGAPVVEPEPLITLHPRGGVHLRLVRR comes from the coding sequence ATGACACCGCGAGAACTTCCCGTCGCCGGAGCCCGCAACCTGTTCGGCGGCGCGCTCGCCTTCAAACGCGACCAGCTGGGCTTCCTGGCCGAGAACATCCGCCGCCACGGCGACCTGTTCCGGTTCAGTCCCCTCGGTGTCCCCATGGTCCTGGCCAACCACCCCGACCACATCCAGCACATCCTCGTGGACGGGGAGGAGCGCTACGACAAGGATGCGACCATCTTCAAGGTCGTCAGACCCGTGCTCCGCAACGGCCTGATCTCCATAGCCGACAAGGAGCAGTGGAGCCGCCAGCGGCGCATGATGGCGCCCCATTTCACCCCGCGCACGGTCGCCGGGTTCGCCGAGAACATGACGAGTGAGACCGTGCGCATGCTGGAGCGCTGGGAGCGCCGCCCGCGTTCCGCCGGTGACGTCCTGGACGTCACCGACGAGATAGGCCAGCTGGCGCTGCGGATCGTCAACCGATCGCTGTTCAGCGCCGACGTGAGCCGGGCCGCCCAGGCCTTCGAGCGCGCCTTCGCCGCCGCCAACAACGTGCTCGGCTCGTTCTTCCGGTTCCCGTTCCCGCCGCTGAGCTGGCCCACCACGCGTCGCCGTCGGCTGCGCCGCGCCATCGACGACATGGACCACTTCGTATCCGGCGTGATCCGCGAGCGACTGAGCGGCGAGGGCGCCGGGCAGACGAACCCGCAGCGGCCGGACCTGCTGACGCTGCTCCTGCACAGCGTGGACGACGACGGCACCGCAATGGACCTGGAACAGCTCCACCACGAGGTGCTCAACCTCTGCATCGGCGCCTTCGAAACCACGACCAACACCCTCTCCTGGGCGTTCTACCTGCTGGCACGGCATCCGCAGGCAGAGCAGCGCCTGCACGCCGAGGTCGACCAGGTGCTCGCGGGGCGCGTCCCGCGGTTCGAGGACCTGCCGCAGCTCACCTACACCCGCAGGGTCATCGACGAAACGCTGCGTATCTACTCCCCCGCCTACCAGACCATGCGGCACGCGCGCGAAGAGGACGTCATCGCCGGCTACCGCATCCCGTCCGGCAGCAACGTGCTCCTCAACAGCTATCTGCTGCATCGGCACCCGGAGTTCTGGCCGGACCCGGATCGGTTCGACCCCGAGAACTTCGCGCCGGAGCGCGTGGCCGCGCGGCCGAAGCACGCTTACATCCCCTTCGGCAGCGGCCGGCGCGTGTGCATCGGCAAGCACTTCGCCCTGACCGAACTGACGCTGGCGCTCGCCACGGTGGCGCGCGGACACCGGCTGCTGCTGCCGGACGGTGCGCCCGTCGTGGAACCGGAGCCGCTGATCACACTGCACCCGCGCGGCGGGGTCCACCTCCGCCTCGTACGCCGCTGA
- a CDS encoding cation:proton antiporter domain-containing protein, giving the protein MTQRAVEKDTSQSSARDGGGSSSDRRRALGYGLLVVLPLLAAAVLLVSHGDRPVRAAAGSPDNHAAAALFFAIAVVVGAARLAGLLAARLGQPQVIGELLAGITLGPTVLDRLAPSVRAWLFPQAAVTGINALAQLGLVLFMFGVGQEVVRNSRDRAGRDGGLIALTSLVLPFAAGTAVALPLASRFAGAAGDSLTFALFVGCALSITAFPVLARILTDLDLIRTRTGRLSLFSAAIGDGICWLLLTATLLLAQGGDLSSLWRPVLLTLLTAVVLLGPVRAGLARYLVHGDRPPKAAFVLMIAVVGIAGSAGITALLGIHQLIGAFLFGLAWPAALPPETSVVPSLGTMAHLLLPFFFLGFGLSVDLGDLPLTAETLAVACLLTAVAIVTKVGGVALAAHLCGMGRREAATLGLLMNARGLTELVVLGIGHEARLIDGEMFAMLTVVALVTTLMTGPGVRLLAGLRGPGREPTP; this is encoded by the coding sequence GTGACGCAACGTGCTGTCGAGAAGGACACCTCCCAGTCGTCCGCCCGCGACGGCGGGGGTTCTTCCTCTGACCGCCGTCGTGCCCTCGGTTACGGACTGCTGGTCGTCCTGCCCCTGCTTGCCGCCGCCGTGCTCCTGGTCTCCCACGGCGACCGCCCGGTCCGCGCGGCTGCCGGGAGTCCCGACAACCACGCGGCCGCGGCGCTGTTCTTCGCCATCGCGGTCGTGGTGGGCGCGGCCCGGCTGGCCGGCCTGCTCGCGGCACGCCTCGGGCAGCCCCAGGTCATCGGCGAACTCCTGGCGGGCATCACGCTCGGACCGACGGTGCTGGACCGCCTGGCCCCGTCCGTCCGGGCCTGGCTCTTCCCCCAGGCGGCTGTCACCGGCATCAACGCGCTGGCCCAACTCGGGCTCGTGCTGTTCATGTTCGGCGTCGGCCAGGAGGTCGTACGCAACAGCCGTGACCGGGCCGGTCGCGACGGCGGCCTGATCGCCCTGACCTCTCTCGTGCTGCCGTTCGCGGCGGGCACCGCCGTCGCCCTGCCGCTGGCGTCGCGGTTCGCGGGCGCCGCCGGTGACAGTCTCACGTTCGCCCTCTTCGTCGGCTGCGCGCTCAGCATCACGGCCTTCCCGGTCCTCGCGCGCATCCTCACCGACCTGGACCTGATCCGAACGCGCACGGGACGCCTCAGTCTCTTCTCCGCCGCCATCGGTGACGGCATCTGCTGGCTGCTGCTGACGGCGACCCTGCTCCTGGCCCAGGGCGGTGACCTTTCCTCGCTGTGGCGGCCGGTGCTCCTGACGCTGCTGACGGCCGTCGTCCTGCTCGGTCCGGTACGCGCCGGACTGGCCCGTTACCTGGTCCACGGCGACCGGCCGCCGAAGGCCGCGTTCGTGCTGATGATCGCCGTCGTCGGTATCGCGGGTTCGGCGGGGATCACGGCCCTGCTGGGAATCCACCAGCTCATCGGGGCCTTCCTCTTCGGGCTCGCCTGGCCGGCGGCACTGCCTCCCGAGACCTCCGTCGTCCCCTCGCTCGGCACCATGGCGCACCTGCTCCTGCCGTTCTTCTTCCTGGGCTTCGGTCTGTCCGTGGATCTGGGCGACCTGCCGCTCACTGCCGAGACGCTGGCCGTCGCCTGTCTGCTGACGGCCGTGGCGATCGTCACCAAGGTCGGCGGTGTCGCCCTGGCCGCCCACTTGTGCGGGATGGGCCGCAGGGAGGCGGCGACCCTCGGCCTGTTGATGAACGCACGAGGACTCACCGAACTGGTGGTGCTGGGCATCGGCCACGAGGCCCGGCTCATCGACGGCGAGATGTTCGCCATGCTCACCGTGGTCGCCCTGGTGACCACGCTGATGACGGGCCCGGGGGTACGGCTCCTGGCCGGACTGCGCGGACCGGGACGGGAGCCGACGCCATGA
- a CDS encoding DHA2 family efflux MFS transporter permease subunit: protein MNASPPTPLRFPPVLRRVVLVTVLGSVMTYLDATIVNVALRSLSDNLDTSLATIQWLVTAYLLGLAAVIPASGWAAATFGAKRVYVLSIAGFTVASLACGLAQNVEQLIAFRALQGAAGGLALPIATMIIVRLAGPERLARVMSISGIPTLLAPVFGPVLGGFLVEHAGWHWIFYINVPIGALTVVLAQWLVPADTAQQGGRLDVPGLFLMSLGFAALTYGLAEIGTTARVMSAQVLVSLAVGVVLIALFALHALRAAQPLVDIRLFRNKLYSAAQLTNVCLGSAVFGSVILMPLYFQIVRGEDPVATGLLLIPQGIGAGFAMMVSARLTDKLGSGRAALLGGAVSTVATVPFLVIDADSSYWFLGLAMVFRGFGIGACAIPATTAAYRVIPPAKVNDATIQIGILQRVGGSTGTALFAVVLQNELGSAGSATAQASAFGTTFWWVLATAVLATAPTLLLTAAERRAAVAVAVPENA, encoded by the coding sequence ATGAACGCCTCTCCCCCCACCCCCCTGCGTTTCCCGCCCGTGTTACGCCGGGTCGTCCTGGTGACCGTGCTCGGCTCGGTCATGACGTACCTCGACGCGACGATCGTCAACGTCGCCCTGCGTTCCCTGTCCGACAACCTCGACACGTCGCTGGCCACGATCCAGTGGCTGGTCACGGCCTACCTCCTGGGGCTCGCGGCCGTGATCCCGGCGAGCGGTTGGGCCGCGGCCACCTTCGGGGCCAAGCGGGTGTACGTGTTGTCCATCGCCGGCTTCACCGTCGCCTCACTGGCCTGCGGACTCGCCCAGAACGTCGAGCAGTTGATCGCCTTCCGCGCCCTCCAGGGCGCCGCCGGCGGTCTCGCGCTGCCGATCGCCACGATGATCATCGTGCGGCTCGCGGGTCCCGAGCGTCTCGCCCGCGTCATGAGCATCAGCGGGATCCCGACCCTGCTCGCCCCGGTGTTCGGCCCCGTGCTGGGCGGCTTCCTGGTCGAACACGCGGGCTGGCACTGGATCTTCTACATCAACGTGCCGATCGGGGCGCTGACCGTCGTCCTCGCCCAGTGGCTGGTTCCGGCGGACACCGCGCAGCAGGGCGGGCGGCTCGACGTCCCGGGCCTGTTCCTGATGTCCCTCGGATTCGCGGCCCTCACCTACGGTCTCGCCGAGATCGGTACGACCGCGCGCGTGATGTCCGCGCAGGTGCTCGTCTCGCTCGCCGTCGGCGTGGTCCTGATCGCCCTCTTCGCCCTCCATGCGCTGCGGGCCGCTCAACCCCTCGTCGACATCCGCCTGTTCCGCAACAAGCTCTATTCGGCGGCCCAGCTGACCAACGTCTGCCTCGGCTCCGCGGTCTTCGGATCGGTCATCCTGATGCCGCTCTACTTCCAGATCGTGCGCGGCGAGGACCCCGTAGCCACGGGCCTGCTGCTGATCCCCCAGGGCATCGGGGCCGGTTTCGCGATGATGGTCAGCGCCCGGCTGACGGACAAACTGGGCAGCGGACGGGCGGCCCTCCTCGGCGGCGCCGTCAGCACCGTCGCCACCGTCCCCTTCCTGGTCATCGACGCGGACTCCTCCTACTGGTTCCTGGGGCTGGCCATGGTCTTCCGCGGCTTCGGGATCGGGGCGTGCGCCATCCCCGCGACCACCGCCGCCTACCGCGTCATCCCTCCGGCCAAGGTCAACGACGCCACGATCCAGATCGGCATCCTGCAGCGCGTGGGCGGCTCCACGGGCACGGCCCTGTTCGCGGTGGTCCTGCAGAACGAACTCGGCTCCGCGGGCAGTGCGACGGCACAGGCCTCCGCCTTCGGCACCACCTTCTGGTGGGTCCTCGCCACGGCGGTCCTGGCCACCGCACCGACCCTGTTACTCACGGCGGCCGAACGCCGCGCGGCCGTAGCCGTAGCCGTACCGGAGAACGCCTAG